Proteins from a genomic interval of Flammeovirgaceae bacterium SG7u.111:
- a CDS encoding hydrogen peroxide-inducible genes activator, translating into MITLVQLEYVVAVDTHRHFATAAKSCFVTQPTLSMQVKKMEDLLGVTIFDRSRQPVIPTDVGREIIDQARITIRNARKLNEIVKSHDEELSGELKIGILPTIAPYLLPRLINSFVKKHPKVSLKVKEIIAEEIVGELKKDLLDAGVMATPFYDNEILERSLFYEEIMVYTNPKHPLFKSDEVEAEQLLQPDLWLISDEHCFHSQTVKLCNYDSLHNGSSFSYQGSSLETLRKMVDTQGGFTLLPELAAAEVPEHQQNRIKHFDGEVPLREISLVTVRNLAKGRLLHALGHHIKKSVGQQMLGREKGYIVKWKG; encoded by the coding sequence ATGATCACACTTGTCCAATTAGAGTATGTTGTTGCCGTGGATACCCACAGGCATTTCGCTACTGCCGCCAAAAGCTGTTTTGTGACCCAGCCTACTTTGAGCATGCAGGTAAAAAAAATGGAAGACTTGCTTGGGGTAACTATTTTTGACAGAAGCCGCCAGCCGGTAATCCCCACGGATGTGGGCAGGGAAATCATAGACCAAGCACGAATTACTATTCGCAACGCACGGAAGCTCAACGAAATAGTAAAGAGCCATGACGAAGAGCTTTCTGGAGAACTAAAAATAGGAATTTTGCCTACCATAGCCCCGTATCTTCTACCTCGCCTCATCAATAGTTTTGTAAAAAAGCACCCAAAAGTTTCTCTGAAAGTGAAGGAAATTATAGCCGAGGAAATCGTAGGTGAGTTAAAAAAAGACCTATTGGATGCCGGGGTAATGGCGACGCCTTTTTATGATAACGAGATACTCGAAAGATCTCTTTTTTACGAAGAAATAATGGTTTATACTAACCCCAAACACCCACTTTTTAAAAGTGATGAAGTTGAGGCTGAGCAACTTTTACAACCAGACCTCTGGCTCATAAGCGATGAACACTGTTTCCATTCGCAAACGGTCAAGCTTTGTAACTACGATTCGCTCCACAACGGAAGCTCATTCAGCTACCAAGGTAGTTCACTGGAAACACTGAGGAAAATGGTAGATACACAAGGCGGGTTCACCTTACTTCCCGAGCTAGCAGCCGCTGAAGTACCCGAACACCAGCAAAACAGGATAAAGCATTTTGATGGAGAAGTTCCTTTGAGAGAGATCAGTCTGGTAACAGTAAGAAACCTTGCAAAGGGCCGGTTACTACACGCTTTGGGGCATCATATAAAAAAATCGGTGGGACAGCAGATGCTGGGAAGGGAAAAAGGATATATAGTTAAGTGGAAAGGGTGA
- a CDS encoding heme NO-binding domain-containing protein, which yields MKSVIPLAIKETYEKYFGSEDWGIVLQKAGFDPKTVFFSHKNTEDKEVMALLKAVMDHKGLTINQLSDVFGDYWVNDFASRHYFAFYQRASSAKDFLMKMNDVHDKIGAKVEGSKPPKFTFNELPDGAMEMGYISERNLIDLVVGLVKGVGKRFGEEIKVTKLSSSLLRLEFLGKIEKEAVGEELKEG from the coding sequence ATGAAGTCAGTAATCCCATTAGCAATTAAAGAAACGTACGAAAAATATTTTGGATCAGAAGATTGGGGAATAGTTCTTCAAAAAGCTGGATTCGACCCAAAGACAGTTTTCTTTAGCCATAAAAACACAGAAGACAAAGAGGTAATGGCTTTGTTGAAAGCGGTTATGGACCATAAGGGTTTGACCATAAATCAACTTTCAGATGTTTTTGGTGATTACTGGGTGAATGATTTTGCTTCCCGACACTATTTTGCTTTTTATCAAAGAGCTAGCTCTGCCAAAGATTTTTTAATGAAAATGAATGATGTTCATGATAAAATTGGAGCAAAAGTGGAAGGGTCAAAGCCACCAAAATTCACATTCAACGAGCTGCCAGATGGAGCAATGGAAATGGGATATATTTCCGAAAGAAACTTGATTGATTTGGTAGTAGGGCTTGTAAAAGGAGTAGGGAAGAGGTTTGGAGAAGAAATCAAGGTTACTAAATTAAGCTCTAGTCTTTTGAGGCTCGAGTTTTTAGGGAAAATTGAAAAAGAAGCTGTTGGAGAAGAGTTGAAAGAAGGTTAA
- a CDS encoding sensor histidine kinase produces the protein MVHLYFWIAFLALFTFFWSGRLTLEEALLRGTVLTLFQMILVYTNLAFLMPKFYERQKYGLFIISSILLILILFLLFNFADFQVAKWVFDIPDRPLRGPKGGEREAVDALNSFARKRGNDMFKMAMRTRSLFNVSLFVSLFVISVAYRLSQIAAKKEKEAVLLRNEKLDAEMKFLKSQINPHFLFNALNNAYTLSYIKSDDAPDVILKLSDILRYIIYDCNADKVPLEKEVTYIKNYIDLQKIKGENSENIKATFKLQDTSLMIEPMLLIPFIENSFKHSHIESSDKGWVDMVLKVTSEKLEFEIKNSLPETEFTKDKVGGIGLENVKKRLSMLYPDSHQLVIKKMDGQFSVSMQIRF, from the coding sequence TTGGTTCATTTATATTTTTGGATAGCATTTCTGGCGCTGTTCACCTTTTTTTGGTCGGGTAGGCTAACGTTAGAAGAAGCATTGTTGAGAGGTACCGTACTTACGCTTTTCCAAATGATATTGGTGTACACCAACTTGGCTTTTTTGATGCCCAAGTTTTATGAAAGACAAAAATACGGTTTGTTTATTATCAGCTCTATTCTCCTTATCCTGATCTTGTTTTTGTTGTTCAACTTTGCGGATTTTCAGGTAGCAAAGTGGGTATTTGATATTCCTGATCGTCCGCTCCGAGGACCAAAAGGAGGCGAGCGTGAAGCGGTTGATGCTCTTAATTCTTTTGCTAGAAAAAGGGGGAATGACATGTTTAAGATGGCGATGCGTACCAGGTCTCTGTTCAATGTGAGCTTGTTTGTGTCCCTTTTTGTGATAAGTGTGGCATACAGGCTTTCGCAGATAGCAGCGAAAAAGGAAAAAGAAGCAGTACTGCTCAGAAATGAAAAACTGGATGCAGAAATGAAGTTTTTGAAATCGCAGATTAACCCACATTTCCTTTTCAATGCCCTGAATAATGCCTACACGCTCTCCTATATAAAGTCGGACGATGCCCCCGATGTGATTTTGAAGCTATCGGATATTTTGCGTTATATAATTTATGATTGCAACGCAGATAAAGTACCTTTAGAGAAAGAGGTTACCTATATCAAAAACTATATTGACCTTCAGAAAATTAAGGGAGAAAATTCTGAAAATATAAAAGCAACTTTTAAGCTGCAAGATACTTCGCTCATGATAGAGCCCATGTTGTTGATTCCTTTTATAGAAAACAGTTTCAAGCATAGCCACATAGAAAGTTCTGACAAGGGATGGGTTGATATGGTGTTGAAAGTAACAAGTGAAAAGCTTGAGTTCGAAATAAAAAATAGCTTGCCCGAAACAGAATTTACGAAAGATAAAGTGGGGGGGATAGGTCTTGAAAATGTGAAAAAGAGACTTTCGATGTTGTACCCCGACAGTCATCAGCTTGTTATCAAAAAAATGGACGGGCAGTTTAGCGTGTCAATGCAAATTAGGTTTTAG
- a CDS encoding glycosyltransferase family protein — translation MRILYAIQGTGNGHLSRARDIVPILQKKGELDLLVSGYQADVDLPFEVKYRCNGLSFIFGKSGGVDLLKTVTSVSPITLYGEIKEIPVEKYDLVINDFEPVSAWACKLKNIPCISLSHQCALFSPKTPKPQKFDPVGKAILSNYAPTTANYGFHFDTFDKQIYTPVIRQQIRELHPENKGHYTVYLPSYRDQTLVEKLGKFPAAKWEVFSKHNKKPLETGNVSIRPVNNDGFIKSMTTSMGVLCGAGFETPAEALFLEKKLMVIPMKNQYEQHCNAAALEQMGVPVLQSLAGVDGKIEEWLETSEGVRVNYPDITEQIIDELLQKHGK, via the coding sequence ATGAGGATTCTTTATGCGATACAGGGTACGGGAAATGGCCACTTGAGCAGAGCTCGTGATATTGTACCAATTTTACAAAAAAAAGGAGAGCTCGATTTGTTAGTAAGTGGCTACCAAGCCGACGTTGACTTGCCCTTCGAAGTAAAGTACCGATGCAATGGGCTGAGCTTCATTTTTGGCAAATCTGGCGGAGTGGATCTGCTAAAAACAGTTACCAGTGTCAGCCCAATTACACTCTATGGGGAAATAAAAGAGATCCCTGTAGAAAAGTATGATTTGGTTATCAATGATTTTGAACCTGTTTCTGCTTGGGCTTGCAAACTGAAAAACATTCCATGTATTAGCCTGAGCCACCAGTGTGCTCTTTTCTCACCTAAAACCCCCAAGCCCCAAAAGTTTGACCCAGTAGGCAAAGCCATTTTGAGTAATTATGCTCCCACCACCGCCAATTATGGCTTCCATTTCGATACCTTCGACAAGCAAATTTATACCCCTGTAATTCGCCAACAAATCCGTGAACTACATCCTGAAAACAAAGGGCATTACACGGTGTACCTCCCCTCTTACAGAGACCAAACCTTGGTAGAAAAATTGGGTAAGTTTCCTGCGGCAAAATGGGAAGTATTTTCCAAGCATAACAAAAAACCGCTAGAAACTGGCAATGTGAGCATCAGACCAGTGAACAATGATGGTTTTATAAAAAGTATGACTACCAGCATGGGTGTGCTCTGTGGCGCTGGATTTGAAACGCCAGCCGAAGCATTGTTCTTAGAAAAGAAACTCATGGTAATTCCCATGAAAAACCAATATGAACAACACTGCAATGCGGCTGCACTGGAACAAATGGGCGTCCCTGTTTTGCAAAGCCTAGCGGGAGTAGATGGAAAAATAGAAGAATGGCTAGAAACCTCTGAGGGAGTGAGAGTAAACTACCCTGACATAACCGAGCAAATAATTGATGAATTACTTCAAAAGCATGGAAAATAG
- a CDS encoding PAS domain S-box protein, with translation MFLRKNEDLYRQLVEHSSDVLWLYDVEIERFMYVSPSIFELLGFTQEEYLSLSITEIVSPESINDLRKAFANCLAEFSATGLAQKHLLGLVFLDKKGQKVIVEIEFSSKEDLLTQKVEIVGSTRAVTLEKESEKELRNTEFLAEEAYNLTKIGLWEYLADDQVFNASPEWLQIYGFQKERFDGTIEAILAMIHPEDRERVLAQTQEAYTKNRPSPSTFRIITPSGELKYLRSVGKMEFNDQGDLVKNIGFVQDITEQMLDKIGLQEKYEEYESLNDELQCKNDELLAVQRELENTNFVLSTREEQLLNANKELVESNERLAKAVNEAKKTEQNLAIAQSLAKVGSYELDVANDIWLGSKEFCRIFGFDYGAEYRLDDFYNCIHPDDLEYVKEGYEKAIDGEKNFVFEYRAFRRGTGEELFISSVGQIVYDKMGRASKVLGTKQDMTEQKLIEKELEQTQMQYTDFINYSNDAVAYWKVPEGFRIDWPLRKQIYMLYEVELLDCNRAFWANFGRCSKEELIGKKYIDLVKKRIYDENFSKFIKGDYSLNNAKVHVTFADNKEYFGLDNWYGVTSNGLLTHFWATSKNITEQKLAEQKLLFQEQSIRKIIVETSVEKGKGYFDKLVLLLNEIIQADYTFIGKLTGERFIDTIALCNKDKIMENLTYDLKNTPCDNVLDDLRSCVFPDNVTSLYPDDQLLVDMEIEGYTGVSIFNKENKPIGILVSLFKKTIDDTNFIASLLELFAVNIGTELERMEVEESLKTSEERLRNYFNLGLVGMSITAPDKTWIEFNDTLHEMLGYTREEFMELNWEALIHPDEKAKMQYYNRASRGEIDSFDIERRFVHKDGSTIYTEVSTSAVRNEAGEVEYVIGLVHDVTELKKSTQALVENEEKLKTLFGAMTDIVSLYELVYNDQGEVIDYRLIDCNDAFINSLHLGDKDPKGELVTELHGLEKPSHIEEYSRVALTGESYNYTIFYEAIARHFIVSVVSPKREQFAIVAKDITEIKEIQEELEKHKNELELLVKERTEELQASYEELFQANESLTFQRDEIEHALNQLRETQAQLVQAEKMASLGVLTAGVAHEINNPLNFIHGGITGVEYYVKENLPEHYESLQPLISGVKTGVKRAANIVASLSQFSRKDSDKHAACDIYHIIDNCLVMLENSIKNRIEVVKDFTKTTFNLVGNEGKLHQAFLNYLSNAAQAIEDKGVITISTEVVFDKLEVTISDTGYGISKENLPKVTDPFFTTKPPGKGTGLGMYISNKIIDEHGGEIIIHSKEKEGTQLKVVLPLD, from the coding sequence ATGTTCTTGAGGAAAAATGAGGATTTATACCGCCAGTTAGTTGAGCACTCATCAGATGTGCTTTGGTTGTATGACGTGGAAATAGAACGTTTTATGTATGTAAGTCCTTCTATTTTTGAATTATTAGGGTTTACACAAGAGGAATATCTGAGTTTATCAATTACCGAAATTGTAAGTCCTGAGTCTATCAACGATTTGCGTAAGGCATTTGCTAATTGTTTGGCAGAGTTTTCGGCTACGGGATTAGCTCAAAAACATCTGTTAGGATTAGTTTTTTTAGATAAAAAAGGACAGAAAGTAATTGTTGAAATAGAATTTTCTAGTAAAGAAGATCTGTTAACGCAGAAGGTAGAAATAGTGGGGTCTACCCGTGCAGTTACACTTGAGAAAGAATCAGAAAAAGAGCTGCGAAATACTGAGTTTCTAGCTGAAGAAGCTTATAACCTGACTAAGATAGGACTTTGGGAATACTTGGCTGATGATCAAGTTTTTAATGCTTCTCCCGAATGGTTACAAATCTATGGGTTCCAAAAAGAGAGGTTTGATGGTACAATTGAAGCAATTTTAGCTATGATCCATCCTGAGGATAGGGAGCGAGTTTTAGCCCAAACCCAAGAGGCATATACAAAAAATCGACCTAGTCCTTCAACTTTCAGGATTATCACTCCTAGTGGCGAACTTAAATACTTGAGAAGTGTCGGTAAAATGGAGTTTAACGATCAAGGCGATTTGGTCAAGAACATTGGTTTCGTGCAAGATATTACCGAGCAAATGCTTGATAAGATAGGGCTTCAGGAAAAGTATGAGGAATATGAATCGCTAAATGATGAGCTTCAGTGTAAAAATGATGAGCTTTTAGCTGTTCAGCGAGAACTGGAAAATACCAATTTTGTGCTTTCTACTAGAGAAGAGCAACTACTAAATGCAAATAAAGAGTTGGTTGAGTCCAATGAAAGGCTTGCAAAAGCGGTAAACGAAGCGAAGAAAACTGAACAAAACCTTGCAATTGCCCAGAGTTTGGCCAAAGTAGGTAGTTATGAATTGGATGTTGCTAACGATATCTGGCTTGGGTCTAAAGAATTTTGTAGGATTTTTGGTTTTGACTACGGCGCTGAATATAGGTTAGATGATTTCTATAACTGTATTCACCCAGATGACCTGGAGTATGTGAAAGAAGGGTATGAGAAGGCAATTGATGGCGAAAAAAACTTTGTGTTTGAATATAGGGCATTTCGTAGAGGTACAGGTGAAGAACTCTTTATAAGTTCTGTGGGGCAAATAGTATACGATAAAATGGGTAGGGCATCCAAGGTGCTTGGTACAAAGCAAGATATGACCGAACAGAAGTTGATAGAAAAAGAGCTGGAGCAAACTCAAATGCAGTATACAGATTTTATCAATTATTCAAATGATGCTGTCGCCTATTGGAAAGTTCCTGAAGGGTTTAGGATAGATTGGCCTTTGAGGAAGCAGATATACATGTTGTACGAAGTTGAACTTCTGGATTGTAATAGGGCATTTTGGGCAAATTTCGGAAGGTGCAGCAAAGAAGAGCTAATAGGGAAAAAATATATTGATCTGGTAAAAAAGAGAATCTATGACGAGAATTTTTCAAAGTTTATTAAAGGTGATTATAGTTTAAATAATGCAAAGGTGCATGTGACCTTTGCTGACAATAAAGAGTACTTCGGGTTGGATAATTGGTATGGAGTGACTTCCAATGGGTTGCTTACCCATTTTTGGGCGACTTCAAAAAATATAACAGAACAAAAGCTAGCTGAACAGAAACTCCTATTTCAAGAACAGTCAATCAGGAAAATTATAGTAGAAACTTCGGTTGAGAAGGGCAAGGGGTATTTCGATAAACTTGTTTTACTTCTCAATGAAATCATTCAAGCTGATTATACATTTATAGGAAAACTTACGGGGGAAAGGTTTATCGACACAATTGCTTTGTGTAATAAAGATAAGATAATGGAGAATCTTACGTACGATCTAAAAAACACTCCTTGTGACAATGTATTGGATGATTTGCGATCATGTGTCTTTCCTGATAATGTAACTAGTTTGTATCCTGATGATCAACTGTTGGTTGATATGGAAATAGAAGGATATACTGGAGTGTCCATCTTTAATAAAGAAAATAAACCTATTGGTATTTTAGTATCGCTTTTTAAAAAGACGATCGATGACACAAATTTTATAGCGTCTCTATTAGAGCTATTTGCTGTGAATATAGGTACGGAGTTGGAGCGAATGGAAGTTGAAGAGTCGCTCAAAACCAGTGAGGAAAGGCTTAGAAATTATTTTAACTTGGGCTTAGTAGGCATGTCTATTACCGCTCCCGATAAAACATGGATTGAGTTTAATGATACGCTCCATGAAATGTTGGGATATACCCGTGAAGAGTTTATGGAGCTTAATTGGGAAGCATTGATTCATCCCGATGAAAAAGCTAAAATGCAGTACTACAACAGAGCCTCAAGAGGAGAAATAGATAGTTTCGATATAGAGCGGCGGTTTGTCCATAAAGATGGAAGTACGATTTATACTGAGGTGTCAACGAGTGCTGTTCGGAATGAAGCAGGAGAAGTGGAATATGTGATCGGCTTAGTTCATGATGTTACTGAACTTAAAAAATCTACCCAGGCATTGGTAGAAAATGAAGAGAAACTCAAAACTCTATTTGGGGCAATGACCGATATTGTATCCTTATATGAGTTGGTTTATAATGATCAAGGAGAGGTAATAGATTATAGGCTGATCGATTGTAATGATGCATTTATAAATAGTCTGCATTTGGGTGATAAAGATCCGAAAGGCGAGTTGGTTACAGAATTGCACGGTTTGGAAAAACCTTCACATATAGAAGAATATAGCCGTGTAGCCTTAACGGGTGAAAGCTATAATTACACCATTTTTTATGAAGCAATTGCAAGGCACTTTATAGTTTCGGTCGTTTCACCTAAAAGGGAGCAATTTGCCATAGTGGCCAAGGATATTACCGAAATAAAAGAGATTCAGGAAGAGCTTGAAAAACATAAAAACGAGCTGGAGCTCTTAGTAAAAGAGCGAACGGAAGAACTTCAAGCTTCTTACGAGGAATTGTTTCAAGCCAATGAGTCCCTCACATTTCAGCGGGATGAGATAGAGCATGCGCTGAACCAGCTTAGGGAGACACAAGCTCAGCTAGTGCAAGCTGAGAAAATGGCATCTTTGGGGGTATTGACAGCTGGTGTTGCCCATGAAATCAACAATCCTCTTAATTTTATTCATGGCGGGATAACTGGAGTAGAGTACTATGTGAAGGAGAATTTACCTGAACACTATGAGTCTCTTCAGCCACTTATAAGTGGGGTGAAAACAGGTGTGAAAAGAGCTGCAAATATTGTTGCTAGTTTGAGCCAGTTTAGTAGGAAGGACTCTGATAAACATGCGGCTTGCGATATTTATCATATCATAGATAATTGCTTGGTGATGTTGGAGAATTCTATTAAAAATAGGATTGAGGTTGTGAAGGATTTTACAAAAACAACATTTAACTTGGTAGGAAATGAAGGGAAGTTACATCAAGCGTTCTTAAATTACCTTTCAAATGCAGCTCAGGCTATAGAAGATAAAGGGGTAATTACTATTTCTACCGAGGTTGTGTTTGACAAACTGGAAGTGACCATTTCTGATACAGGCTATGGGATAAGCAAAGAGAATTTGCCTAAGGTAACTGATCCATTCTTTACCACCAAACCTCCTGGTAAGGGGACAGGTTTAGGAATGTATATTTCTAACAAAATAATAGATGAACACGGTGGTGAGATCATCATACATTCAAAAGAAAAAGAAGGTACGCAGCTAAAGGTAGTATTGCCTTTGGATTAG
- a CDS encoding LytTR family DNA-binding domain-containing protein, which produces MEKLKCLLVDDEKLALTLLESYISKLSNLEVVGKFQDPLKALALLQDTEVDLMFLDIQMPNLTGIELLQTLPSNKKPLVVFSTAYAEFALDGYQLDVVDYLLKPFPFERFLKAVNKASQLIELKRKAGSTEGGNTRQGKNFMLVRADHRIYKLQFDELLYVEGLKEYVSYFTKNERIIALESLKKLETILPTDQFMRIHKSYIASVRHIKAIEGSQVVIGDKLLPIGKTYKEAVMKKVFAGES; this is translated from the coding sequence ATGGAAAAATTGAAATGTTTATTGGTAGATGATGAAAAACTAGCGCTTACACTGCTGGAAAGCTATATCTCCAAGTTGTCAAACTTGGAAGTAGTGGGCAAGTTCCAAGATCCGCTCAAAGCCCTTGCGCTCCTCCAAGATACAGAGGTCGATCTCATGTTTTTAGATATTCAGATGCCCAATCTTACCGGGATAGAGTTGCTCCAAACACTGCCTTCCAACAAAAAACCTTTGGTGGTTTTCAGTACTGCATACGCAGAATTTGCTCTCGATGGCTACCAGCTAGATGTGGTAGATTACCTTCTCAAACCATTTCCCTTCGAGCGTTTCCTGAAAGCGGTGAACAAAGCTTCTCAACTAATAGAATTGAAAAGAAAAGCTGGTAGCACAGAAGGGGGAAATACGCGCCAGGGTAAAAATTTCATGCTTGTAAGGGCAGACCACCGAATCTATAAACTTCAATTTGATGAACTTCTTTATGTAGAAGGGCTAAAAGAATATGTCTCTTATTTTACAAAAAATGAGCGAATCATAGCACTCGAGTCGCTTAAAAAACTAGAGACTATTTTGCCAACCGATCAATTTATGCGCATCCATAAATCGTACATAGCTTCGGTGAGGCATATAAAAGCCATAGAAGGAAGCCAAGTAGTGATAGGCGATAAATTGCTGCCCATAGGGAAAACCTATAAGGAAGCAGTGATGAAAAAAGTGTTTGCAGGAGAGTCCTGA
- a CDS encoding M15 family metallopeptidase, with the protein MTHELIIQNLLEEKTIEKALCVGSSNSEAIQELQLILFELGYGKELKWAKTNATGVYDKCTEKAVKSFAKKNNIWSDGKSISEQLAKVLLHHYDILDEMQMLYGDMKNKTVSMIYTKGSSAKPAISSLQTLLNEVGYGAELKWDQYQNDGDYGNCTCAAVQAFSIYRGFKGDGNTFDRKMAKSLLKELAFGFGKEWYKTRKSIHLQSKPIVKATEIETLKETPPPTWKETETPIATSEVKVSQSALVTYDNTHFTGKQILCDIDFIPALERIHSYLVKNNIKLLITSSFRTSSRVAGAVVTPARMSNHMAGHAIDFNIKYGPGFTKLLRYNDMKLRKFPPEANAFFEDVRKDPMLRWGGDFTPFDPIHIDDHLNKDKDKWLARHLHVQEARDKGWA; encoded by the coding sequence ATGACTCACGAACTTATTATTCAAAACTTACTAGAAGAAAAAACCATAGAAAAAGCGCTTTGCGTTGGAAGCAGCAATTCGGAAGCTATCCAAGAGCTACAGCTCATCCTCTTTGAATTGGGCTATGGAAAAGAACTCAAATGGGCTAAAACAAACGCTACGGGTGTGTATGACAAATGTACCGAAAAAGCGGTAAAGTCATTTGCCAAGAAAAACAACATTTGGTCGGATGGCAAATCGATAAGCGAGCAACTGGCAAAGGTACTCCTCCACCATTACGATATTCTGGACGAAATGCAGATGCTTTATGGGGACATGAAAAATAAGACCGTGAGCATGATCTACACCAAAGGCTCTTCTGCCAAACCGGCTATTTCCTCGCTCCAAACTTTGCTCAACGAAGTTGGTTATGGAGCAGAGCTTAAGTGGGACCAATATCAAAACGATGGTGATTATGGAAACTGCACTTGCGCCGCTGTACAAGCTTTTTCAATTTACAGAGGCTTTAAAGGCGATGGGAATACTTTTGACAGAAAAATGGCAAAATCTCTGTTAAAAGAGCTTGCCTTTGGGTTTGGAAAAGAGTGGTACAAAACAAGAAAAAGTATCCACTTGCAGTCCAAACCTATCGTAAAAGCAACTGAGATAGAAACACTAAAGGAAACCCCTCCTCCTACTTGGAAAGAAACAGAAACGCCAATAGCGACTAGCGAGGTAAAAGTGAGCCAATCGGCACTGGTCACCTATGACAATACCCACTTCACTGGAAAGCAGATCTTGTGCGATATCGATTTCATTCCAGCACTGGAGCGAATCCATAGCTATTTGGTGAAGAACAATATTAAGCTCTTGATCACGAGCTCTTTCCGTACTTCTTCACGTGTAGCAGGTGCGGTGGTTACTCCTGCAAGGATGTCAAACCATATGGCTGGGCACGCCATAGATTTCAATATTAAATATGGTCCAGGTTTTACGAAGTTACTTCGATACAATGACATGAAGCTGCGAAAATTTCCGCCTGAGGCAAATGCTTTTTTTGAAGATGTTAGAAAAGATCCGATGCTGAGATGGGGAGGTGATTTCACCCCCTTTGACCCTATTCATATCGACGATCACCTAAACAAGGACAAAGACAAATGGTTGGCGAGGCACTTGCACGTGCAAGAAGCCAGAGATAAGGGCTGGGCTTGA
- a CDS encoding response regulator, translating into MDDEPVNLLIFKTLLGREFTIVDANNGVEGLQKIKEHPEVSVVVSDLQMPVMDGLQFIEKLKKIRPELPCYVMTGFEKNEDILNAIAKKLVAGFFAKPFDDKDIIKEIMKAVK; encoded by the coding sequence GTGGACGATGAACCAGTAAATTTATTGATTTTCAAGACTTTACTTGGTAGGGAGTTTACAATTGTGGATGCCAATAATGGAGTGGAAGGATTGCAGAAAATAAAGGAGCACCCTGAGGTATCTGTGGTGGTTAGTGATTTGCAAATGCCTGTAATGGATGGTCTGCAATTTATAGAAAAGCTAAAGAAAATTCGTCCAGAATTACCTTGTTATGTCATGACTGGTTTTGAAAAAAACGAAGATATATTGAACGCAATAGCAAAAAAACTAGTAGCTGGTTTTTTTGCTAAACCATTTGATGACAAGGATATAATTAAAGAAATCATGAAGGCGGTCAAATAA